From a region of the Deltaproteobacteria bacterium genome:
- a CDS encoding MFS transporter produces the protein FKNPPKGWLPAGFTPKATGVSAAQSFTFDEAVKTPQWWMLWTMLFLNISAGLGLISQLSPMAQDVIKKSDPLLTGAALALAGGSILAYASIFNGLGRLIWAWTSDAIGRKNVFIIMFISQAVLYVLLPQIDNQLIFTVAACYLLACYGGGFATMPAFAADSFGPGYIGKVYGIMLTAWGAAGIVGPLVFAQIKGIAVYVAAALLIVGFIIALSYKRPAPKAEKA, from the coding sequence TTCAAGAATCCGCCCAAAGGCTGGCTCCCGGCAGGTTTTACTCCTAAAGCGACAGGCGTCTCGGCAGCGCAATCATTTACCTTCGATGAAGCCGTGAAGACTCCTCAGTGGTGGATGCTCTGGACAATGCTCTTCCTGAACATTTCCGCCGGACTCGGACTGATCTCACAGCTCTCCCCCATGGCCCAGGATGTCATCAAGAAAAGCGATCCTTTGCTCACGGGAGCGGCGCTCGCCCTGGCAGGAGGATCGATCCTTGCCTACGCGTCCATCTTTAATGGTCTGGGACGTCTCATATGGGCATGGACATCCGATGCTATTGGAAGAAAGAACGTGTTTATCATCATGTTTATCAGCCAGGCCGTTCTTTACGTGCTGCTGCCTCAGATAGACAATCAGTTGATCTTCACCGTCGCCGCGTGCTATCTTCTGGCCTGTTACGGAGGCGGCTTTGCTACGATGCCGGCATTTGCCGCGGACTCCTTCGGACCCGGCTACATCGGCAAGGTCTATGGGATCATGCTGACCGCGTGGGGTGCTGCGGGTATTGTCGGGCCGCTGGTATTCGCTCAGATTAAGGGAATTGCTGTGTATGTTGCCGCAGCGCTTCTGATTGTCGGTTTCATTATTGCGCTCAGCTACAAGAGACCGGCACCGAAAGCAGAAAAGGCATAA
- a CDS encoding ferritin family protein: MGNTLSSVINLTIDKEQEAYDFYMNLSNLVEDKEAKSTLKYIAQEEAKHKEFLTTCQEGRFCSEVLKLETPVDFKIVEHIEKPDIKKNIKSSEVYLIAANRELNAYTFYKSLADSYPVGDVKELLTKMASEELKHKEKMEYLYTNTAFPQTAGG, from the coding sequence ATGGGAAATACACTAAGTTCAGTAATTAATCTGACCATTGATAAGGAACAAGAGGCATATGATTTTTATATGAACCTCTCCAATCTGGTAGAAGATAAGGAGGCGAAGAGTACCCTGAAGTACATCGCCCAGGAAGAAGCCAAACACAAGGAGTTTCTGACAACCTGCCAGGAAGGCCGTTTTTGTTCCGAAGTATTGAAGCTGGAAACACCAGTTGATTTCAAAATCGTTGAGCATATCGAGAAGCCCGATATTAAAAAGAACATAAAAAGCTCGGAAGTCTACCTCATTGCCGCCAACAGAGAACTCAACGCATATACTTTTTACAAAAGCCTGGCGGATAGCTATCCCGTGGGTGATGTTAAAGAGCTTTTGACCAAAATGGCGAGTGAAGAGTTAAAGCATAAGGAAAAGATGGAATATCTTTACACCAATACGGCTTTTCCGCAAACCGCAGGCGGTTGA
- the modA gene encoding molybdate ABC transporter substrate-binding protein — MRRYIYFLLALFLLAYSIPATAAESLNVAVATNFMQPFQEIAGVFEKKTNTRINATYMSSGHFYGQIVQGAPYDLFLSADKERPEKLYKEGLAEKPFIYGSGQVVLWTMQSERCQGSSWQRAVQAPTVKRIAIANVETAPYGTAAMAALKQAGLWLPLEKKFVFAQNIGQAFQYAFTRSVDAGFCALSSALSDQGKRGCYLAIAEAPPIVQSACVLKRSKYIGTAKQLAEFLLSPEALAVKRKYGYK, encoded by the coding sequence ATGAGACGTTACATATATTTTCTCCTCGCCCTTTTCCTGTTAGCCTATTCCATTCCTGCTACGGCCGCCGAGTCGCTGAATGTTGCCGTTGCAACGAACTTCATGCAGCCTTTTCAGGAAATCGCAGGTGTTTTCGAGAAAAAAACAAATACCAGGATAAACGCCACGTATATGTCGTCCGGCCATTTTTACGGCCAGATCGTTCAGGGCGCTCCCTATGATCTTTTTCTTTCGGCAGATAAAGAAAGACCAGAAAAACTTTATAAGGAAGGCCTGGCGGAAAAGCCCTTCATATATGGGAGTGGGCAGGTGGTCCTGTGGACAATGCAAAGCGAGCGCTGTCAGGGCAGTTCATGGCAGCGCGCGGTTCAGGCGCCGACCGTAAAGAGAATTGCCATTGCCAATGTTGAGACGGCGCCCTATGGAACTGCGGCCATGGCGGCGTTGAAACAGGCCGGCCTGTGGCTTCCGCTTGAAAAAAAGTTTGTCTTTGCCCAGAACATTGGCCAGGCCTTTCAGTACGCCTTCACAAGGAGTGTGGACGCAGGATTCTGCGCACTTTCTTCGGCGCTCTCCGATCAGGGAAAACGCGGCTGTTACCTGGCGATAGCGGAAGCGCCGCCCATAGTACAATCCGCCTGTGTGCTCAAAAGGAGCAAATATATAGGCACAGCCAAGCAGCTTGCGGAGTTTCTCCTTTCTCCGGAAGCGTTAGCGGTGAAGAGAAAATATGGATATAAGTAA
- the modB gene encoding molybdate ABC transporter permease subunit, translated as MDISNIDFTPLYLSGKLAFVSTFFLIILAAPIAYTFAYRRFAGKAFLEALINLPLALPPTVLGFYLLVVMGPNGWMGRSWEAVTGSSLVFTFAGIVIASIVSSFPFAIQPMKAAFEKIDRSMLESAYVLGLSPLSTFLRVIIPNSVSGVAAAAILVFIHSIGAFGVLLMVGGSIPGETKVISIAIYEAVESLAYREAGLMCLVLIPIGYSFLLLLNLITRRSRVWN; from the coding sequence ATGGATATAAGTAACATAGACTTCACCCCCCTGTACCTCTCCGGGAAACTGGCTTTTGTGAGCACATTTTTCCTGATTATCCTTGCGGCGCCCATTGCCTATACCTTCGCCTATCGACGCTTTGCAGGCAAAGCATTTCTGGAGGCATTGATAAACCTGCCGCTCGCCTTGCCGCCGACAGTTCTGGGATTTTACCTTCTGGTCGTCATGGGGCCGAATGGGTGGATGGGGCGGAGCTGGGAGGCCGTAACGGGTTCGTCGCTCGTATTTACCTTTGCGGGGATTGTCATCGCTTCCATCGTGTCCAGTTTTCCTTTCGCCATTCAGCCCATGAAAGCCGCCTTCGAGAAGATCGATCGCAGCATGCTGGAAAGCGCATATGTTCTCGGGCTTTCCCCTCTGTCCACGTTTCTCCGGGTCATTATCCCCAATAGCGTAAGCGGGGTTGCGGCGGCGGCCATTCTCGTCTTTATCCACAGCATCGGCGCCTTCGGCGTGCTCCTTATGGTAGGCGGCAGTATCCCTGGAGAAACGAAAGTGATATCCATTGCCATCTATGAAGCGGTTGAGTCCCTCGCGTACAGGGAGGCCGGGTTGATGTGCCTGGTTTTGATTCCGATCGGTTATTCCTTTCTTCTCCTTCTCAATTTGATTACCCGGAGGAGTAGAGTATGGAACTGA
- a CDS encoding ATP-binding cassette domain-containing protein, translating into MELKISVKKRLPSFELNVAFSCSSDKLLVLIGPSGAGKTTIIRMLAGLDKPDEGTITFDGETWLDTERGIFVPPQKRQLGYVFQDYPLFPHLNVQKNVAFAARNEICVEELMKRFGIWHLKNRKVAMISGGERQRCAICQNLARGPRVLLLDEPFSALDAVTRKNLRMEIKQLKGELCIPIIHVTHDISEATQMGDELMPIVQGRIVPRWTLQFRLKDLSFRRRDGIEDIWGQNDTYNDNLEVSSL; encoded by the coding sequence ATGGAACTGAAAATATCGGTCAAAAAACGGCTCCCGTCGTTTGAACTGAATGTCGCCTTCTCCTGTTCATCGGATAAACTTTTAGTGCTCATCGGGCCATCCGGCGCCGGCAAGACGACCATCATCAGGATGCTCGCCGGCCTGGATAAACCGGATGAAGGAACCATTACCTTTGACGGCGAGACCTGGCTCGACACAGAAAGGGGCATTTTCGTACCCCCGCAGAAACGCCAACTGGGATATGTGTTTCAGGATTATCCCCTGTTCCCGCATCTTAATGTTCAAAAAAACGTCGCCTTTGCCGCGCGGAACGAAATCTGCGTGGAAGAGCTGATGAAGCGCTTCGGTATATGGCATCTTAAAAACAGAAAGGTTGCCATGATCTCCGGGGGAGAGCGCCAGCGTTGCGCTATCTGTCAGAACCTGGCCCGCGGGCCCCGTGTCCTCCTCCTGGATGAACCGTTTTCAGCCCTGGACGCAGTCACCCGCAAGAATCTCCGGATGGAGATCAAGCAATTGAAGGGGGAGCTTTGCATCCCTATAATCCATGTCACCCATGATATATCGGAGGCAACCCAGATGGGCGATGAACTTATGCCCATTGTTCAAGGCAGGATCGTTCCCCGGTGGACATTACAGTTTCGCCTCAAGGACCTCTCCTTCAGGCGCCGTGACGGCATCGAAGATATCTGGGGACAGAACGATACGTATAACGATAATCTCGAGGTATCCAGTTTATGA